A window of Nitrospira sp. genomic DNA:
CGATCCACACCTTGAGATCCCCGGAGAGGACATGCAAGAGCGTCTCCCCCACCAGCTGACGTCGCCACCCGCGTAACACGGGAATATCCAGCTCTTCTACGGGTGAGACACGCTCGACGAGTGCTTGTAGATCGCCGGTGGTGGCGATCATGGTCGGCGCGATGTTTTCCATCGCCGCGCGGGATTTCAGCACCGCCTGCAAGAGTTCCAGGACACCGGTGGATTCGGGGTCCGGCTTGCGGTCGCGCGGGACGTCCGGCCATTCGGACTCAGGACGGGCCAGCGCTTGCTGCATGGTGGTCAGCAGAGCCTGTCCGTTGCGTTCCACCTCTGAGGAGTACATGCCGCGCATGCCCCGGAGTTGCTCGAGCGTCCGCGGCGTCTGCCGCGCCAATTGAACCAACACCTCATCGCGCATCACCCGGCCCCGAGGCACATTGCGGCGTCGTGCCTCCCCTTCCCGCCAGGCGGCGAGGTCGCGCAGGACCCCCGCGGCGCGCGGTTTGAGACTATCCCATCCGCGAATGCGCTGATACCGTTCCTGCGGGTCTCGCGCCTGCGCGCCCAGCGATACCTCTAAGCGGGAAAATTCCTCATCCACCC
This region includes:
- the rnd gene encoding ribonuclease D — translated: MATVDPNQTFITSHEMLDALCDRLADSPVIAIDTEFMGEDHFIPRLELIQVAADGVAAVIDFPAVQGGAPMARFWDLVCEARIEKVLHAGRQDLELFAHHAGRLPKPFFDTQIAAAMVGYGAQTAYANLVQRVQGVKLDKAHTFTNWSQRPLSQDQLVYALDDVTFLLPIHRHLRQKLSVMGRLQWVDEEFSRLEVSLGAQARDPQERYQRIRGWDSLKPRAAGVLRDLAAWREGEARRRNVPRGRVMRDEVLVQLARQTPRTLEQLRGMRGMYSSEVERNGQALLTTMQQALARPESEWPDVPRDRKPDPESTGVLELLQAVLKSRAAMENIAPTMIATTGDLQALVERVSPVEELDIPVLRGWRRQLVGETLLHVLSGDLKVWIDPSVGKLRFGHLDHS